The window AATAAATAATCATTAAGCTATCGCGAAGGCGGTAGTTTTTCTATTTTTTTCAAAAAAGAAAATCTTTTCCACAAATAAGGTCTTTTTTGACAGAATTTAAGGTTTTAAATAAAAAAGTAATATTATATAGAAATTATTAGATAAAAAATAACTTTTTCTTCGAAAACTTCTCACTAAAAAAAAAAAAAAAAAGTGTAAAAGGTATAATTAATATATAGTAAAAAGAACTTTCCTTTTTATTAAGAGGATATAATAAAAGGTTAATTCTTTTTTTATTCTTAACACGTTTAAAAAAAGGTGGTGCAAAATGATTAAAGCCAAGAAAAACAAGATCTTAAAATCAATTTTAGTAGCAGGAACTTCGCTTCTTGTAACTGGTGTAGCTACATCAGGAATTTACTTCACAAGACAAAAAAGTGATGTTGAAAAATCAAGTGCCATTAACGCTCAAATAGTTGAACCAACTCTTATTGATGGTGTTTTGATCGTAATTAAACCTGGCTCTGAATCGCTAGCAGATCAAGGTTTTGAAGAAATTAAAGTTACAACAATCAACTTGGTCGAAGTTTTGCCAAATAGTGATAAAAAAACTCTTGTTTCTTTTGAAATTGAAACTACTAGTGATAAAGAAGTTGAATATGATATTACGGACAAAATTCCTGATGGCTACGAATTAGATCCTGAACTTAATAAAAATTATCAAGGAAATAAGATTGTTGTGCAAATGGGTGAAACAAACGAAATTTATCTACGTGCAATCAAGGTTGTTCCAATTACAATCTTTGAATTTTATAATGGTAATCAACAAATAGGTGATTCTGTTTCATTTCAACTTGAAAGCGTTGAAGAACTAGTTGAAAAATATAAATCATTAATCCCTGAAGGTTACAAATTAAAAACTAATGAAGATGGTGAACCAATCGAGCCTAATATAGCAATTGGTGAATTAAACAGAATTGAAATTGAACCAATTCATAAAGAATACCGTACTACAATTTCATATTTAGATAAAGCCACCGAAACTCCTATTTGCGTACAAAAAGATATCTTAACAATTGATGATGCAAAAGTCAATCCAAACAATTATTTACCTAATGGATATGAATTTTTAGAAGACTTATTACAACCACAACCAGTTGCAGATCTTGTTGCAGGTAAGGAGTACATCTTTTATATCCGTAAAACACCAATTGAAAATAGTACGACAATTATTTATGCACTAAACGGAATCGAGCGAGCACGTAAAGTGTTTATCACTTATGGTGATAATAGTGTGATTACACTTGAAAAACTTAAACTTTATAAACCAAATAATCTTGAAATTGCAAAAAACTTTGATCCTAACACAATTATTATGGGCAGTGAAAATATTGTACCTTTAGAAGAACCGAGACAAAAAGATACTACTAAATTAATTTTTAAAGAAAAATCTGAAAGTGCTGAAAAATTAGTTTTAGAAAAAACTATTACTGAATTTGTTGATGTTCAAATCAATTTAAATGCCCACATTCCAAATGGTTATAAATTAGCACCTAGCCAAACAGATAAAATTAACCGGGGAGTCGAAAACACTATTTATGTAGTTTCTACTTTACCGCCAAAAGTAGAAGAAAAACCTACTGTTACGCCAGCTCCAACTCCTGAGCCAGAACCAAAACCCGAGCCTACTCCGGTTGTTCCTAAAGAAGAAAAAACTCCAGAAATTACAGAGATTATTTCTGAAGGAGGGGCACTTATTAATCCTGAAAATGAACGTTACGAAAAACCCACTACAATGCCTAATGTTGAAAGAGGTGCAATTTCAGGAGAGCTTCTAAAAAGCCAAAGAGCTAAAATGCAAAGCATTAGAAATATTCTCTCTAAATTATCTTCTGATCCAAATTACAAATTTAACGCTGAGGATTTAAGACCTATTTATGATACTTCTAATCTTTCAACAGAGGATGCTAATTTGTTCTTCGAGAGATTATCTAAACTTCTTAATGGTGCAACTTTAAAAGAATTAGGAACAGCTACCGCATTCCCATATCCAGATTTAACAGCTGAACAGCAAAAAATTAGTTTCCAAAATCAAATGAATGCATATTTGGAAAAGGCTGATGAATACTTGGCTAAAGGACAAATTTTAGTGTTTGGAACAGATTTTACCAACCCATACCCAAGATGAGGTTTTGCTTCAGATGATGATAACCCAGCTTATGTAAGACAAAAAGAACTTGCTAAAAAACGTGGTTTTGCTCACAGTGGTACAAATGCAAAATATGGAAGAAATGGTGATCAACTTGCTAAAGGTGATTATCCAGGATGAAGCAAAAAAATGGTAACTGATAGAAAATACTATCCAAACGGAAAAGCACCTACTTGAAAAAATGATTCAAGTGGAAGACAATGAATTGAAGGAAGTGGAATTTCTGTTTGAGAATATACACCAAATGATGATAACTTCGAAGGGCTTAAACAAGGTAAACAAAAAATGGCATTTATGGATGCTTCTAACCCTAATGCTGTTAGAGAAATCATTAGCTTTTTAAATAAACACCCAGAAATTACTGGTTTATTTATCAAAAACATTGGTACAAAAAATCCAGATCAAGATATTACAGATATTTTAAGAGATATTCCAAGTCAAATCAAAAACTTATCATTAGGATTTGATACTCAAAAAATCCTAGGACTTGGAGAACTTAGAAACAAAACATTTACTCAAGTTGAACTTCTTACAAGTCTTAGAAATGCGGATGATAACATTGGCGATGCATCATTACCTAGATATAACTATGGATGAGGAATTGATCCTATCGCGTTCCAAAATGTTTCTTATGTAGCTCATGATTGAATAGCTACTAAAGGGTGAGATAACCAAGGATCATCATCCGTTTATTATGGACCAATTCAATTTAACGTTATTCGTCCAGGTAAAGATACAACCTGAGAGGATGTGAAAAAAGGATTTGATTTAGTGCTTGATACCAAAAAAGATTGAAGAGTATTTAATGGTCAATTCGGTGATCAAGGTTACCCAATTAAAATCGATCTTTCAGAAACTCAATTCACTTCACTTAAAGAAATTAATCTTAGAAAACACAAATTTAGAGTTATTAAATTGCCTTCAAGCGGTTCAAAATTCACTCTAAATATTGCAGATTTAGGTAAAGCTCAATACAGCACAATCTTAGCTGCTTGAGGACCAACAGAAAAACCTAAAATTATTTTTGCAGATTCAACAACAAGCAAGATTCACCTTAAAGGTACATTAAAAGATCTTAAGAGCGGTGGAAAATGAGTTCCTGA is drawn from Mycoplasmopsis glycophila and contains these coding sequences:
- a CDS encoding putative immunoglobulin-blocking virulence protein; amino-acid sequence: MIKAKKNKILKSILVAGTSLLVTGVATSGIYFTRQKSDVEKSSAINAQIVEPTLIDGVLIVIKPGSESLADQGFEEIKVTTINLVEVLPNSDKKTLVSFEIETTSDKEVEYDITDKIPDGYELDPELNKNYQGNKIVVQMGETNEIYLRAIKVVPITIFEFYNGNQQIGDSVSFQLESVEELVEKYKSLIPEGYKLKTNEDGEPIEPNIAIGELNRIEIEPIHKEYRTTISYLDKATETPICVQKDILTIDDAKVNPNNYLPNGYEFLEDLLQPQPVADLVAGKEYIFYIRKTPIENSTTIIYALNGIERARKVFITYGDNSVITLEKLKLYKPNNLEIAKNFDPNTIIMGSENIVPLEEPRQKDTTKLIFKEKSESAEKLVLEKTITEFVDVQINLNAHIPNGYKLAPSQTDKINRGVENTIYVVSTLPPKVEEKPTVTPAPTPEPEPKPEPTPVVPKEEKTPEITEIISEGGALINPENERYEKPTTMPNVERGAISGELLKSQRAKMQSIRNILSKLSSDPNYKFNAEDLRPIYDTSNLSTEDANLFFERLSKLLNGATLKELGTATAFPYPDLTAEQQKISFQNQMNAYLEKADEYLAKGQILVFGTDFTNPYPRWGFASDDDNPAYVRQKELAKKRGFAHSGTNAKYGRNGDQLAKGDYPGWSKKMVTDRKYYPNGKAPTWKNDSSGRQWIEGSGISVWEYTPNDDNFEGLKQGKQKMAFMDASNPNAVREIISFLNKHPEITGLFIKNIGTKNPDQDITDILRDIPSQIKNLSLGFDTQKILGLGELRNKTFTQVELLTSLRNADDNIGDASLPRYNYGWGIDPIAFQNVSYVAHDWIATKGWDNQGSSSVYYGPIQFNVIRPGKDTTWEDVKKGFDLVLDTKKDWRVFNGQFGDQGYPIKIDLSETQFTSLKEINLRKHKFRVIKLPSSGSKFTLNIADLGKAQYSTILAAWGPTEKPKIIFADSTTSKIHLKGTLKDLKSGGKWVPELQALLIGIKNAGNVDTIYVDSEDVKRVLQGSSAWSYGSAKIHVITEEDKNKGGLDFD